TCACTTCTGCGATTGGGTCAAGCAGCGTTCGCACCTGTTCCGCGGCGCGACCTCCGGCACCATCATGCGCAATGACGCCTACCGGTTTATCCGCCTGGGCACCTTCGTCGAGCGCGCAGACAACACGCTGCGCCTGCTGGATGCGCGCTACGAGATGTTTGGCGAGGAGTCGGAAGAAGTCAGCGACTTGTCGGCACGCGGTTACTACCAGTGGAGCGCCCTGCTCCGTGCGCTGTCGTCGTTCGAGGCGTATACCGAGCTGTACCCCAATGCATTGAACGCACGTTCGGTGTCCGAGCTGCTGCTGTTGCGCAGCGATGTGCCGCGCTCGTTGCATGCGTGTATCGAGGAGTTGAGCCATATCCTGTCGGACCTCCCCGGCAGTTATGGCCGCGCAGCGCAACGCCTGGCCGCCGAATTCGAGGCGCGGCTTCGGTACACGGGGATTGATGAGATTCTTGAGGACGGCTTGCACAGCCGGCTGACGGACTTCATCGACACGGTACGTGAGCTCGCGCGGGCGATACACAGCTCCTACCTGGAAGTGATTTAAGCCACACAGAGGCCCAACAATGTGGGAGCGGCTTGCCCGCTCCCACATGGGTTATTGGTGTTTCACCAGCACCGGTTCGGCGCGGTATTGATCGGGGAACAATTTTTAAGCTGTGCCACTTTCGGCAGGTCATTGATCACGATGTACGGATAGGACGGGTTCTCGGTGAGGAAGTCCTGATGGTAAGACTCCGCCGGGTAGAACGACTTGCCCATTTCGATCTGGGTCACGATGGGTTTATCGAACGATTTGGCGGCGTCCAACTGGGTGATATAGGCCTGGGCGACTTTTTGCTGTTCGGCATTCTGCGCAAAGATCGCCGAGCGGTATTGAGTGCCAGTATCCGGGCCTTGACGGTTGAGTTCGGTGGGGTTGTGGGCGACTGAGAAGTAGATCTGCAACAGCTTGCCGTAGCTGATATTGCTGGGGTCGTAGGTGACGGAAACCGACTCGGCGTGGCCGGTATCGCCTTCGCTGACGGATTCGTATTGGGCCGTGTTCGCCGCGCCACCGTCATAGCCGGAGACGGCGTTTTTCACGCCTTGCACGTGTTGGAACACGCCTTGGACGCCCCAGAAGCAACCGCCGGCGAATACTGCGGTTTGCAGGTTGCCCGGGGTGGCGGGCAGGTCCAGCGCCGGGGAGCGATCGCCACGGCGTCGTCGGACGGGCCGAAGGAGAAGGCGTGGGCTTGGCCAATAAACGCGGTCAACGCAAGCACGGGTAGGTATTTCGAAATTTTCATAGATCTCACTCCAAAACACGGTCAACTGTGGGAGCAGGCAAGCCAGCTCCCACATTGATAGGGTTATCAAATCAGCCAAAAGTAAAGGCGTAGGCCGCCACATTCGGGTCGAGGAATTCGATGGTGAACGTGCGGTCCTGCACGGCACCCGACTGGCGCACCAGCTGATACAAGCGCTGTTCAGTCACCGTGCCGCTGCCATCCGGCGCCACATCCGTGCCGTGGGCATCGCCCGGTGCCTGGCCGTCAATCGTTACCTTGAAACGCACCGGCTTGCCGTCCGCGCCGGGCCCTAACACCAGGTGCAGGTCACGCGCATGAAAGCGGTACACGATGCGCCCACCGGCCTGGTCGAGGGTGACTTGCTGGCCGCCCACATTCCATTGGCCCTCCAGGGTCCAGTTGTTCAGGGCCAAGGGGCCGCTCTTGACGAAGTTCTCGGCGCGCTGGGAGCCCAGGTAGGTTTCCGGCGACTGCACCTCGTTCATGTCCGGTGCCTGTTGCACGCCCTTGGCGTCCGCTTCGATCAACCCGCCCGCCACATTTTTAGCCCCAGCCTCACGCAACAATTGCTGGATAACGCGCTCGGACTCGGCGTAGTCGCCTTCGCCAAAATGGTGATAACGAATCTGGCCCTTGGCGTCGGCAAAGTAATGGGCCGGCCAGTATTGGTTGTTGAACGCGCGCCAGATCTTGTAGTTGTTGTCGATGGCCACCGGGTAGGTGATCCCAAGATCCTTCATGGCCTTGGTGACGTTGTTCACGTCCCGTTCAAAGGCGAACTCCGGCGCGTGCACGCCAATCACTACCAGGCCCTGGTCACGGTACTTCTCGGCCCAGGCCTTGACGTAAGGCAGCGTGCGCAAGCAGTTGATGCAGGAGTAGGTCCAGAAATCCACCAGCACGACCTTGCCCTTGAGCGCCTCGGCAGTCAGTGGCGGGCTGTTGAGCCATTGCACGGCACCGTCCAGCGGCGGCAACGCCCCTTCGATCGGCAGCGTGTCACTGCCATGGTTGGCGGCCATCATCATCGCCCCACTCTGCTGAGCCGGCTTGGCGCTCAGGCGATCCACCAGGCTTTGCTCCAGGCCGCCGGTCGAGGCCGTCGACAGCCGCGACAACACGCCGGTGTCCAGGCCCAAGGCGATTGCCGCCACACCGGCCAGCATCAACGC
The Pseudomonas poae DNA segment above includes these coding regions:
- a CDS encoding cytochrome c biogenesis protein DipZ, producing the protein MWLLVLAYLGGVLTIVSPCILPVLPFVFARTGQPFLRSGLPLLAGMAVTFALVATLAAVGGGWVVQVNQYGRWLALLCVALFGLTLLFPQLSERLTRPLVAAGSRLSQAAGADAKPRPGASFLIGVATGLLWAPCAGPILGLVLTGAALQGASIGTTLLLLAYAAGAATSLALALLVGGKVFGVMKKSLGAGEWLRRGLGALMLAGVAAIALGLDTGVLSRLSTASTGGLEQSLVDRLSAKPAQQSGAMMMAANHGSDTLPIEGALPPLDGAVQWLNSPPLTAEALKGKVVLVDFWTYSCINCLRTLPYVKAWAEKYRDQGLVVIGVHAPEFAFERDVNNVTKAMKDLGITYPVAIDNNYKIWRAFNNQYWPAHYFADAKGQIRYHHFGEGDYAESERVIQQLLREAGAKNVAGGLIEADAKGVQQAPDMNEVQSPETYLGSQRAENFVKSGPLALNNWTLEGQWNVGGQQVTLDQAGGRIVYRFHARDLHLVLGPGADGKPVRFKVTIDGQAPGDAHGTDVAPDGSGTVTEQRLYQLVRQSGAVQDRTFTIEFLDPNVAAYAFTFG